A segment of the Fusarium oxysporum f. sp. lycopersici 4287 chromosome 4, whole genome shotgun sequence genome:
CGCCGCACTGCACCGTTTTCCTGACATACGATTTCGAAAAGTCCATTTTGCGATACACCGAATATCCTCCTGACGCTAACAGAGGTTTCGACGTCGCCGCCGCTGTCATCACAACATTAGAGCCCAAGGTTCTCAACATCCGCACTACGACACTGCTGCTGTACCTACCCACGCCTGATTTTAGCATGCCCTATAACGTCATTATCTTTACATCAACGGCGATCGCACTGGCATTTGGAGGATTGTACAATATTTTGGTCAGGAGATTTGTGGGTGCCGATGAGGCGCAGAGTACGGCTTTGAAGGCGAAGCTGTTGGGACTTGTTAATAGAATGAAGGGCAAGGCTGGGAAGCAATAGATATGATGTATGAGTTATTTTCTTGGTTACAATACAAGATCTTCCTGTTACCTCTGCAGTCGTCTTCAACTGGCATGGTCCTGCGATCCGAGTACATGGCCTTGGGGAAGAGATCACGAATGACGGTCAACGCGATCAAGTGTGTCCCCGGTCTTACCGTCTTTGTCACGTCGACCCTGCATTGTGCTTGTTGAAGCATCATCGGGCCGCGTCATTAGATCTGGGGAACGTGGACACGAACTTATCGCATCTCTGTTGAGGTTCCAGGTGACGAGTTGAGGTGTACATGTGTTCAGGGTCCTCGAGGCACTCAAGGGCTGCCCGAATTGTAGTTGGCGTCTTCAAGGACGACATGGACGTTATCGCAACAGCCTCGAATGGAACAAGAGGTCAAATCTGCACGTGGaggagaagacgaagagcCGAACACAACATTACTCTGGAGTTCTACAATACAACAGAGATTTAAATGATGAGAAGTATTTATGGCATATTCtgatcatctcttcttcgagGCATTCCCGCGAGATGTAACCGAGATAAGAAGGTATCGAGTAGAAAAGGCTCGGGCCTTCCTCTCTTTCTCAATCGCCTTCATCTCGTCCAATCTATCCGCATTTGCCAAGACATCCCCTGCCCAACATCATCTTATAGCACTCCAGCTGCCAGCTTCTCGCATTCCATGTCAACACGTAAATGCGCCTTGCGCAGTCCGCAACCATGAGACTCCTCGCTCTACTTCTCCTGATCATCGTCGCGGTGAATGCATACTACACCCTCTCTGCCTACGCACCTTCGCTTCCTCAGATCCACGCGCGCATCATCAATGCAAGGAATAAAGCTTTCATCATCGGCGCCACGAAACCCAGCACGTTCTGCGGTCTTGATAATGCTACTGAATGCCCCGATGGCACATCCACACAAGTCGATGGAAACATGACTGGTCTCGCAGTAAGTCACATCGCCATTCACTCAGCCCATACTCATAGCAACAGGCTGCAGTCCCAGGCGGTCAATTCATCTTCGTCGCTCCCGACGGAATCATATCCTACCCGCCAGCACACTCCGCCCTCCGGCCCCCAGGCTCACAAATGGGCGGGTTCCATCCCGTGCATGTCATCTCAGAGTGTAAGATGCCTGTCACGATACTCATGTGGTCACCGGAGAACGCAAAACCCGGACTTTGGGCTTGTCCAACGGCGAGGAATGTCCCGATCACGAAGGAGGCCGTTCTCAAGGCGACAACGGGCACTTTTACGGGAAGCGGCTGTTTGACTGTTGAGGGGATTGAGATTCAGACTGCAGGGGATAAGTTCGCTGCTTGGGCTTATACGTAGGAGGAGTTTGGAGGATGTGACAGGTGATTAGTAGGATGATGTGGACGATAGTCGATAGAAAATATCATTTCGGTGTGCTTCGGGCGATGATTCCCAGTTACCAGCGTCGCTTGCTGCTTTGTATCTTTGTCATAAATTTAGATCCTGAGTCTGTCATTGTACCTTGTCATGTGTCGCAGCGATATGCTTAACATCAGTCTCTATCCTCAATGTGAGGCCTTCGAGTCAGTCCCCAACTAAGCAGTTGCTTCTTTCAGCACACTCGGTCAATATTACCCTTCCTTTAACTATAAAGATAGAGCTCCCGTGGAACCGTcaatcttgcccttgtttGATGGAGTTCATGATGGCATTCCCCTACTAGCCCTGCACCCCGCAACTCTGTGGCTGCATATTATGTCCAGCTGCCCTGATAGAGTGTCTGACTGGGTAATGTCTCGCCGAAATCTTACCATTTTTGGTAAGAAACTAAGATCTTTTTTCGGAGACATTTTCCATGTGTGTAAGTGGCTCCCAATCATGAAGCTGTGTCCTCCTTGTATAAGTGATAAAATGACGACCTCCCACGAATGTCTGACCACTTCCTGTCAATTCAATTGCTGCCAGACTGATTTCCTGCACTATGGCCCAGACTGCGACACAAACTGCTCAACATGCTTTCAAGGAGGGCTATCTCGTAAATGATGGACTTCTTGACTCCGGCATGATTGGAAAGCTCAAACAGTCGTATCCATCCGAACCGATCGAAGCCCTGAGAGCCCGCTACGAGAGAGAAGGATATCTCTTTATGAaaggccttcttcctcgcTCTGATGTACTCGGCTGCCGAGAAGCATACTTCAATTTTCTCAGCCCCAGTGGTGTTCTACAACCCAATTCGGCTCCCGTTGATGGTATCTTCGATCCTGACAACAAAGGCGTCAACTATCCTAGTATCGGTGCCGGCCCTTTTGGCAAAGATCAAATCAACCCAGGTTCATTCGCTAGTCTTGCGGAGAAAGCTCATACAGAGGACTTCTACCTTGAGTTTTCGAGACATCCAGCCTTGAGAGACTTTGTTTCCAACTTGAAAGGCTGGGGCGATGATACAAAGTTACTCCCAAGGTCTTTGTTGAGGAATAACACGCCGCATAACAATGCAATTGGAGTGCACTATGATCAGTCGTTTCTACGATATGGAGAGCCTACTTCAGTGACAGCTTGGGTTCCGATTGGGGACATCAGTTTACAGGGCGGCGGGCTGATATACCTCGAAGGCAGTGAGTCTTCCTCCAAAGCATGGAGATCCCCAAGCTAACCGCCAAAAAGGCGACACTCTAGGTCGAACACTGGAAGATGCATTTAACAAAAAGGCTAGGGACGGCGGTATGACTGAAGAGGAACGCATTGATGCATTCAATAAGAACATGATGTCCAATGGTTTCTTAGAACTCGGTCCCATCAAATTTCTAGAAGATAATGGAGGTGGAAGATGGCTTTTGACAGAATATGAAGCCGGCGATGTTGTTTTTCACAAACCACATATGGTACGTATCTGCGATACTTAGATGAAACTCGGCTGATGCTGTGTAGATTCATGCTTCAACTATCAACAAGGATTCTGAGAACCGAATTCGACTTGGAACAGATTTGAGATTCGTGGATTCTTCGAGACCTCACGATACGGTATGTAATTCTTAGACATGAAGGATCGGACTAATCATGATGCAGAGATGGTCTGCTCCTTTTCGGCTCGATGATGGGCTGTGAAATGGTGAATCAAGGCTGTGGTTTCAGCTTTTGACGACATATCAAGACTTTTCTTGAGGGGGGGTCAATTAAATATCACATGCACAAAGAGCGAAAACATAAAAATCGTTCTCCATTTTTGTTTTTGGATATCTAAATCGCTACTAAAGCCAAAGGCATAACTGTTGTCGATTGATACAACTAAAATACAAACATGCTGTTGCGCTCGATGCTCGTTAAACCTAAGTCTTTGTCAACCACATTCATCATTCGTCAAGGCTACAAGTCAAGACGTACCTCCTGCACCGGCTTCACAGTAAcgaccttggtcttggtcatCTTTCCTCCTCTGTAACTGTACTGGAAATTCCACCCACTGCACGCAGCGCCATGGTTTCCGTACCGATCCACGACGACGATGCCGCTCTTGAGATCGCCGTACTTGCGAACCATGCGAAGAACTGCATCCTCGGCTGCTTCTTTTGGTGAGAGGCCGTTGCGCATGCCCTCGATGGCTTGGTAGCATGGGAGGAAACGGAGCATGATGTCGCCGTCGCCTGTTGCTCCGCAGCCGCCAATGTCGCTGTCGACGTAGGAGCCGCTTCCAACGATGGGGCCGTCGCCGACGCGTCCTGGGATCTTGTGGGAGGCGCCgtttgttgttgttcctGCGGCCATGGAGCCGTCTTTGTGGATTGTGATGAGAGAGAGGGTGTCGTGGCCTGTTTGTTTATTGGTCTTCATGGTGCTTGTCGTGAGGGTGGCGAGAGGCTTGTAGGGACCGCATGTTGATGCCGGGTTTGGGCTGACGTTGATGCGATAGTTGGGCTGGCACTTCTTGGCCTTCCAGTCCTTGCACTGCTTATCCGAGTTTTTGGTAGACAGGCTTGTGGTCTTGAAGCCGTTTTGGATAGCAAACTCTGTAGCTTGGTCTCCGACAATGAGAGAATGAGTAGTATGGTCGAGGACGTGTCGAGCAACAGAAATCGCACTCTTAACGCGACGCagagcagcaacagcaccagAATTCATACTCCCACCATCCATGATCATCGCATCAAGTGTAGTTTCACAGTTCTCATCAGGACTTCCTCCAAAGCCTACACTCCCATCGCACTGCTTGTTCTCACACGTCGTACCTCCAATTTCAACCGCGTCAAGAGCAGAAGCCTTCTTCCCCAGCGCAGTGAAGGCCGCATCCGTAGCGGCGGTGAAATCGCCACCCCATGTATTAATAACAAGAGGAAGACCAGGTGTATTACCCGCCACGAGTGTAAATGTTGACAGGGAGAGAACTCCCATGAAGATAGAAAGAGAAGACATTTTTGTTGTTGTTCGGTGACGATGGTGAAAATTGGCAGGGAGAGTGGCGTTTCTTATACGACGTTTCGAAACAGACGCTTTTGATAAGCGTGGTACGGGCTGTGAACCTTGTAGGACGCTATAACCAATTGTTTCACAGACCGGCACTCGATAGCTAATTCAGCCTGTTTCAATGCAATGTGATAGTAGAGAAGCTGCAGGGATGATTGCTTACGCGTGACCAACATGAGACCGTATTTAAACCCCTCATTCCAATCTCACATTCCATTCCAACCTCTCTTTTAATTTTTAAACTTCAACCTTTGTGAAATTCACATGCCAAGAGGAGAAGATTAAAGGACTTTTGCATAAtagttaaataaattaaaCCCGCTAGCTACACCATTACAAGCTTATAAAATGGCTGTAGACGCTAACGTTGACACTGTATCTGAACTCCTCGCCAGGGCTGTTGATGTGTGCCATGCTGTGCGAGGGATACACAGTCTGGGATATACAGATCGTTGTGATACAGACTTTGCTCGCTTGCTCGAGGGATTGACGCATTCGGTGAAGCgtgttgagaatgaggaggGAGAATATGAGAAAAGTCTGATCAAGTTTGCCTGTGTTCAGATCGGTAATGACCTCGTCGTCCACGTCAACCGTGTCTTGGACGCGTTCAGTGATTCAATTGATGTCGCTGGCTTCCGCAAGCTTTGGCCCCTGGACGATGTCACGGCGCTGAATGTACGGCTCCGTGAAGTGTTGCATCAATGCCAAGACACCTTTCCGTCGTCACAGTGAGTTCAGTTGACTTTACTGGTTGCTCTCCAGGAGCTAACGGTGCGCTAACGTTGTGTTGCCGTGAGCTTGAGCCGGAAGAGACTGAGACGAAGAGTTCAATTGAGAGCACGGAACCAGTTGCTCACGATGATGCTGGCAAGTCTCCCGGGCAGATCCCGGTTATCCCGAGACCCCCGAGGCTAGCTCCCGTCGGCCTCATCAATGACTTCATTCTCGAGAGTCTGTCATACAAAAGTATGCATGATCGCGAAAGCCAAGTCACTGAAGCTCACGGTAAGACTCTTGATTGGATCTTTGACAATTCACCCATCCATCAATCTCTGCGTCAGAACTTCAGAGACAGCTTCGTCTCATGGCTTAGCAGCACGGAGCTGGGTCCTATCTACTGGATCACTGGAAAACCCGGGTCTGGTAAGTCCACGCTCGTGAGATACCTCTCCCAGCATCCTGTTGCACTGTATCATCTTCGCAGATGGGGTGGCAAGAAGAGAGTCAATACAgcgggcttcttcttctggacGAGTGGATCTCGGCAGCAGAGGTCGCAAACTGGCCTGCTGCGATATCTCCTGCATCAGTTGCTGTCTTCTGATCCAGAGCTCATTGAAAAGGCGTTTCCTGATCTCTGGAGTCGCTTGCGACAGATGACAACCAAAGAACGAGTCAACTTTGCTCTGGAATGGACCGTCCAAGATTTACAGGCTGCCTTTCACTCTCTTCTTGACGCGGCTTTGCATAGCGTGAATATCTGTCTCTTCATCGATGGtcttgatgagtttgatggcGATCATGCCCAaatcatcaacttcttcaaggacTTGACATCCAGATATGATGGAAAGTCACTCAAACTCTGTCTCTCATCTCGGCCATGGGATGTCTTTGAAAAGGCATTTGAAACATCTGTCCCAAATACCAAGCTTCAGGACCTGAGCTACGACGATATGTACCGCTATGCAACAGATACACTCAAGGCGAATGACCAGATTCGAAGGCTGATGAAACAGAATCCGGAGTCGACTCGTCTGTTGGTCACTACGGTGGTTGAACAGGCCAATGGGGTTTTCTTATGGGTTAGACTCGCAGTTGAGCGTATGCTCGTAACATTTCAGAAGAACAGCAAGTTCGAAGTTCTGGAGACAACTCTGAAAGAACTTCCCActgatcttgatgatctcttcgagaagcttcttttcaAGGACCAGACATCCTCGGAGATCATGCAGACTGCCACTCTGTTCCAGCTCATGCATGCCAGGGAAATTGT
Coding sequences within it:
- a CDS encoding phytanoyl-CoA hydroxylase; this translates as MAQTATQTAQHAFKEGYLVNDGLLDSGMIGKLKQSYPSEPIEALRARYEREGYLFMKGLLPRSDVLGCREAYFNFLSPSGVLQPNSAPVDGIFDPDNKGVNYPSIGAGPFGKDQINPGSFASLAEKAHTEDFYLEFSRHPALRDFVSNLKGWGDDTKLLPRSLLRNNTPHNNAIGVHYDQSFLRYGEPTSVTAWVPIGDISLQGGGLIYLEGSDTLGRTLEDAFNKKARDGGMTEEERIDAFNKNMMSNGFLELGPIKFLEDNGGGRWLLTEYEAGDVVFHKPHMIHASTINKDSENRIRLGTDLRFVDSSRPHDTRWSAPFRLDDGL
- a CDS encoding N4-(beta-N-acetylglucosaminyl)-L-asparaginase, whose protein sequence is MSSLSIFMGVLSLSTFTLVAGNTPGLPLVINTWGGDFTAATDAAFTALGKKASALDAVEIGGTTCENKQCDGSVGFGGSPDENCETTLDAMIMDGGSMNSGAVAALRRVKSAISVARHVLDHTTHSLIVGDQATEFAIQNGFKTTSLSTKNSDKQCKDWKAKKCQPNYRINVSPNPASTCGPYKPLATLTTSTMKTNKQTGHDTLSLITIHKDGSMAAGTTTNGASHKIPGRVGDGPIVGSGSYVDSDIGGCGATGDGDIMLRFLPCYQAIEGMRNGLSPKEAAEDAVLRMVRKYGDLKSGIVVVDRYGNHGAACSGWNFQYSYRGGKMTKTKVVTVKPVQEV